From Spiroplasma endosymbiont of Amphimallon solstitiale:
TAAAATATTACTATTACTATTAAGTAACATATCTTTACCATCAAAAACTAAATAAACTTCATAAGCAATATTTTGATCATAAATAGAAGGTAAAGCAATAATAATATCTTTATTAATATTTAAAAATTTACTTTTAATATTTTCAACTTTTACATCATAATTATTCATATTTTTTCTCCTTAATTTATTGATAATTTCCTAACAAAGAATAATTCATTATTCTAATATAAAAATTAAAATTAGTTTGTTCTAAGCGCATAGCACATTTAACCAATTCATCTAAAATTATCAACTTATTAGTAAATAAAGTTTCATATGAAAAAAAAGCTTTTAAATTTAAATCAGTACTATCTTTTGTCAGCAATGTTTTTCTAGTTTCTAAATCCAACAAGTAAAATAACATTAATAAACTTCCAAACTCATAATTATTTTTTATGTTTGTTTCATTCTTAGTTAAATTAATAAAAATATTACCACTAATATTTACCAATCTTTTAATTATTAGCAAACTTTCTTTTTTCAAATTAGAATTATTTATCAAAAAATCAGGTAATACTACTTTTGAAGTATCATCAAACCAAACTTTTATTTGGTCTTTACATCCAAGTAATAATAAAAGTTCCTTGGCATTTTGATAATCATCTAACTGTTTTTCTTGACGCTTAAAAGTAGGAATTAAAGCAGAAATAGTTAATATAAAATTTGCAACTAATCTTAAATATTCTTTATAAGAAATTTTATTAAAATATAAATAAACACTTATTATTTTCATAAACATTAAATTTTGATTACTATTAAATATTAAGTTATAAGTATTACGATAATCTTTTGCTTTTAAATGACCTAATTTTTTTTTAATTTCGCGCTTAAAAAAATAATTACTTTTTAAAAGCAAAAGATGGTTAAATAATTGATATTCGGGAATCATTTTTTACTTCCAATCTAATTATATATTTTTAAATTTAATCTTAAAATAATTATAACATTGAAATAAATAAGTAACATTATGTACTTATTTATTATATTTAATTGCCAATAATATCATTGATAATTAATTATATTCCTGAATTGTAAAATTAAAAAGGACACTTATATAAAAATTAAATTGTGTTAATTCTATAATTAAGAAAAGAAAGGAATTAGCACAATGTATAAGTATCTGACTATTGAATCAATAATAGCAATAAAAGAATATAAAAGTTATGGATTTTCGATTCGTAAAATAGCAAAAGCCATTGATTATAGTAAATCAACTGTACATAGAGTTTGTAGATTATTAAATCAAAACTTATTGCCATTAGAAATATTGAATAAAATTCAAAAAAATAAACAAAATGCAGGTAGAAAATTAATAATTTTAACTTTAATAGAAATTAATACTATTAATCATTTGTTAATTACTAAAAATTATGCTCTTGATATAATTGCTAATTTTTTAAAGGAAAATAAAATAAAAAGTATTTCAACAAAAACTTTATATAACATGTTTAAAACAAATCGAATGGGTTTTGATGAAAATAACTTATTGAGAAAAGGAAAAAATAAACCTCACAAACAAAAAGAAACTAGGGGCAGAATTAATAATTGTAAGTCTATTCATGAAAGAAATTTAATCATTCCTAATATTAAAAATATAGAAGAATTTGGTCATTTAGAGGGTGATACTATCATTGGTAAAGATCATAAAAGTTCTATTATTACTTTAGCTGATATATGATCAAAAACCACAATTCCTTTAGCAACTAAAAATAATAAATCAGAAAATAT
This genomic window contains:
- a CDS encoding IS30 family transposase, with the translated sequence MYKYLTIESIIAIKEYKSYGFSIRKIAKAIDYSKSTVHRVCRLLNQNLLPLEILNKIQKNKQNAGRKLIILTLIEINTINHLLITKNYALDIIANFLKENKIKSISTKTLYNMFKTNRMGFDENNLLRKGKNKPHKQKETRGRINNCKSIHERNLIIPNIKNIEEFGHLEGDTIIGKDHKSSIITLADIWSKTTIPLATKNNKSENITKSIIKFISKLQKGTVKTITFDRGKEFSKWKLIEKNCNVKIYFADPGKPCQRGLNENNNDILRRYLPKSTDLSFNYVEKYGWPKIIHQFTLKILFLIKNLLKVTLFSVKIL